A single window of Larimichthys crocea isolate SSNF chromosome XII, L_crocea_2.0, whole genome shotgun sequence DNA harbors:
- the trir gene encoding telomerase RNA component interacting RNase isoform X1 yields MESKRAQTSGTTSTSTSSSSGESSGCGSPASPNSGGSSPAPTATKAPAVVAVAAAPAPAPPPGGNVFANDGSFMEMFKKKMEEEERRRKEAQQRTGGEEARATEQGQTSVEKKPPPVTSFVRGLASFLFIGIGPSARAPVTVSVFYPLTQVGKRRGGVFLKTGMVAKKQKHDTEVEPGKSDAWSKYMAEVKKYKAHQCGDDDKTRPLVK; encoded by the exons ATGGAGTCAAAGCGGGCACAGACAAGCggcaccacctccacctccacctccagcagcagcgGTGAGTCCTCCGGCTGCGGCAGCCCCGCGTCCCCCAACTCCGGCGGCAGCAGCCCGGCACCGACAGCCACCAAAGCCCCGGcggtggtggcggtggcggcggcgcccgctcctgctcctcctcctgggGGGAACGTGTTCGCCAACGACGGCAGCTTCATGGAGATGTtcaagaagaagatggaggaggaggagaggaggagaaaggaggcgCAGCAGCGAACAGGTGGAGAGGAGGCGAGAGCCACCGAGCAAGGACAGACATCTGTGGAAAAGAAGCCCCCACCCGTGACGAGCTTTGTAAGGGGTTTGGCAAGTT TCCTCTTCATTGGCATTGGTCCATCTGCACGGGCTCCTGTAACGGTTTCAGTCTTCTATCCCCTAACCCAGGTGGGGAAGCGCCGAGGCGGGGTGTTCCTAAAGACCGGCATGGTTGCGAAGAAGCAGAAACACGACACAGAA GTCGAGCCGGGCAAGAGCGACGCTTGGTCAAAGTACATGGCCGAGGTCAAAAAGTACAAAGCCCACCAGTGTGGCGACGACGATAAGACCAGGCCGCTGGTCAAGTGA
- the trir gene encoding telomerase RNA component interacting RNase isoform X2, producing the protein MESKRAQTSGTTSTSTSSSSGESSGCGSPASPNSGGSSPAPTATKAPAVVAVAAAPAPAPPPGGNVFANDGSFMEMFKKKMEEEERRRKEAQQRTGGEEARATEQGQTSVEKKPPPVTSFVGKRRGGVFLKTGMVAKKQKHDTEVEPGKSDAWSKYMAEVKKYKAHQCGDDDKTRPLVK; encoded by the exons ATGGAGTCAAAGCGGGCACAGACAAGCggcaccacctccacctccacctccagcagcagcgGTGAGTCCTCCGGCTGCGGCAGCCCCGCGTCCCCCAACTCCGGCGGCAGCAGCCCGGCACCGACAGCCACCAAAGCCCCGGcggtggtggcggtggcggcggcgcccgctcctgctcctcctcctgggGGGAACGTGTTCGCCAACGACGGCAGCTTCATGGAGATGTtcaagaagaagatggaggaggaggagaggaggagaaaggaggcgCAGCAGCGAACAGGTGGAGAGGAGGCGAGAGCCACCGAGCAAGGACAGACATCTGTGGAAAAGAAGCCCCCACCCGTGACGAGCTTT GTGGGGAAGCGCCGAGGCGGGGTGTTCCTAAAGACCGGCATGGTTGCGAAGAAGCAGAAACACGACACAGAA GTCGAGCCGGGCAAGAGCGACGCTTGGTCAAAGTACATGGCCGAGGTCAAAAAGTACAAAGCCCACCAGTGTGGCGACGACGATAAGACCAGGCCGCTGGTCAAGTGA